The Thunnus thynnus chromosome 22, fThuThy2.1, whole genome shotgun sequence genome includes a window with the following:
- the LOC137174032 gene encoding FERM domain-containing protein 7 — protein MGDHHRRTRRLGSLPIKSRVSKETKLRLRVIFLDDSERTFEVEQKVLGCDFFNKVCGHLKLLEKEYFGLEFRHHSGNYVWLELLKPLTKQIKYSNDLFFRFIVKFFPPDPGQLKRGLTRYLFALQIKQDLSNGSLTCNDNSAALLVSHILQSELGDYDEELDCHHLEMKQYVPNQEYLDHKIIKFHKKHRGVSPADSDIHLLEVARKLDMYGIRPHPAHDGEGMRINLSVTHSGVLVFQGNTKINTFSWAKIRKLSFKRKHFLIKLHDKVGPSCKDTLEFCMASRDVCKSFWKTCVEYHAFFRLAEEPKTMHKTLLSCKGSSFRYSGRTQKQLLECMGSREKKPLHFERTYCQSDYDPRQCRSSPDLLTDVSKQLYEHSHPFPRSSRALAVHSQDELDPHHRGLDNIEIEGGGAKRSYSSVEVAQKSRPLSQVTPLSPSFHPLTPSPKIRSASTSVMEDMKGGRIGAQRQAQRLAGVYGNRSRRRPNPQPHPDAAQQLVLLYPNSPAYQYHPILPTFPFAGSSPLNRHPYLSDYVAVSSLERFPQSRRQDYVTMDGLPRPSFYPLSQDSPSVSPIRRNLRPSGGLGLTRVYQSGSNSARFLGVGRTEAGHYSDDSSFLPGLPRRVASQPDVKFHLSRSSNPAFNPASEFRPLGYYPHLTRPSRPTYLPLNSSPLPDRPTSLCMISGTTGNYSDSDPEVFYPYYCPPPPLGKVVRSTGLARMRFSSGSLQLDEEEEGEEEEEEAGVKGKTMRDEELKKEEEEKEMKGASKVTEVTL, from the exons atgGGGGACCATCACCGGCGGACCCGGAGACTCGGGAGCCTCCCGATCAAGTCCCGGGTCTCCAAGGAGACGAAGCTCCGGCTGCGCGTGATCTTTCTGGATGACAGCGAGCGCACGTTCGAGGTGGAG cAAAAGGTTTTAGGTTGTGACTTCTTCAACAAAGTTTGTGGTCATCTGAAACTGCTGGAGAAAGAATACTTTGGACTGGAGTTTAGACACCACAGTGGCAACTAT gtgtGGTTGGAGCTACTGAAGCCGCTGACAAAACAGATTAAAT ACTCCAATGATCTGTTCTTCAGGTTTATAGTCAAGTTCTTCCCACCAGACCCTGGACAACTTAAGAGGGGCCTCACCAG gtatcTTTTTGCCTTACAGATTAAGCAGGACTTGTCTAACGGGAGTCTGACCTGTAATGACAACAGCGCCGCCCTGCTGGTGTCTCACATACTGCAGT cagagcTAGGGGACTATGATGAGGAGCTGGATTGTCACCATCTGGAGATGAAGCAGTACGTCCCCAACCAGGAATATCTTGACCATAAAATCATCAAATTCCACAAgaaacacag AGGTGTGTCTCCAGCAGACTCTGACATCCACCTGCTGGAGGTGGCGAGGAAGCTGGACATGTACGGCATCAGGCCTCACCCAGCCCACGACGGGGAGGGGATGAGGATCaatctgtctgtcacacactcTGGAGTACTGGTCTTTCAG GGAAACACCAAGATCAACACTTTCAGCTGGGCGAAAATCCGCAAGTTGAGCTTCAAACGCAAACACTTCCTCATCAAGCTACATGACAAAGTTGGG CCATCATGTAAAGACACACTGGAGTTCTGCATGGCCAGTCGAGATGTGTGTAAGTCGTTCTGGAAGACGTGTGTAGAGTACCACGCTTTCTTCAGACTGGCTGAGGAGCCGAAGACAATGCACAAAACATTGCTGTCCTGCAAGGGCTCCAGCTTCCGATAcag TGGACGGACACAGAAGCAGCTACTGGAGTGCATGGGATCCCGGGAGAAGAAGCCTTTGCACTTTGAGAG GACTTACTGTCAGTCAGACTATGATCCCAGACAGTGTCGATCTTCCCCAGATCTCCTCACCGATGTCTCCAAACAG CTGTATGAGCACTCCCACCCGTTCCCTCGGTCGAGTCGTGCCTTGGCGGTCCACAGTCAGGACGAGCTGGACCCGCATCACCGGGGATTAGACAACATTGAAATCGAGGGAGGAGGGGCTAAACGAAGCTATTCATCTGTTGAGGTTGCCCAGAAGTCCCGCCCTCTCTCCCAAGTCACTCCCCTCTCGCCATCTTTCCACCCATTAACCCCCTCACCCAAGATAAGATCTGCCTCTACATCTGTGATGGAAGACATGAAAGGGGGACGAATTGGGGCGCAACGCCAAGCTCAACGCCTAGCTGGTGTCTATGGCAACCGTTCACGGCGCCGGCCAAACCCACAGCCACACCCAGATGCAGCGCAGCAGTTGGTTCTTCTCTACCCAAACAGCCCTGCCTACCAGTACCACCCCATCCTTCCAACATTCCCATTTGCCGGTTCCTCACCACTCAACCGACACCCCTACTTGTCAGACTACGTTGCTGTTTCTTCACTGGAGCGTTTCCCACAGTCAAGACGACAAGATTATGTGACGATGGATGGCCTACCTCGGCCGTCTTTTTACCCACTAAGCCAAGATTCGCCATCTGTCTCGCCAATCAGGAGGAACCTTCGCCCCTCAGGCGGGCTGGGTTTGACTAGGGTTTACCAGTCAGGAAGCAACAGTGCAAGGTTCTTGGGCGTTGGACGTACTGAGGCGGGGCATTACAGCGACGACTCCAGCTTTCTTCCGGGCCTGCCTCGCCGCGTGGCCAGCCAACCAGATGTTAAGTTTCACCTCTCAAGGAGTTCTAACCCCGCCTTTAACCCTGCCTCTGAGTTCCGACCCCTTGGTTACTACCCCCAtctgacacgcccctccagaCCCACCTACCTCCCGCTAAACTCCTCCCCTCTGCCCGATCGCCCCACTTCGCTATGCATGATCAGTGGCACTACGGGTAACTACAGCGATTCGGACCCAGAGGTTTTCTACCCATATTACTGCCCGCCACCCCCACTAGGGAAAGTGGTACGGTCCACAGGACTAGCCAGGATGAGGTTTTCCTCAGGGAGCCTCCAGctggatgaggaggaagagggggaggaggaggaggaggaggcaggagTGAAGGGGAAGACAATGAGGGATGAAGAGctaaagaaagaggaagaagaaaaggagatgaAAGGTGCTTCGAAGGTTACTGAGGTCACACTGTag